From a region of the Lactuca sativa cultivar Salinas chromosome 4, Lsat_Salinas_v11, whole genome shotgun sequence genome:
- the LOC111893807 gene encoding tRNA-specific adenosine deaminase TAD3 isoform X1, with translation MNKCEENKSWEIIHIPDKPPFPLHQQPTVKVYAAVIDPKHANTLVRKLNKILPLENLHHVKRVRKQDLNEGCIHLSVILCLACESESQLDNIPQEVVELINSYKLETFITKVCKYAPLSKEEWIEQCKIWPTSYHPPTYNIRGITGFSEEESNSVCTFMKQALDLAKCECQMMNAAIIIDPSTNEVIAEARDQVNSCSCCSINHEATSQNHDKLVLNSSATKPELLNYGNGVSCLNPWKWFNQKSCSWHPLRHAAIVAIENSSVRDKLLFHGNEHVADNLDETNHLLKKQKIKSIHVNDDEEVVNSQSNGRPYLCTGYDIYLVWEPCTMCAMALVHQRVKRIFYAFPNKSDGALGSVHRLQGEKSLNHHYAVFRVMLPQESFDECLM, from the exons ATGAACAAGTGTGAAGAGAATAAAAGCTGGGAAATTATTCACATCCCAGATAAACCACCTTTCCCTCTCCACCAACAACCCACTG TCAAAGTTTATGCTGCTGTAATAGATCCTAAACATGCCAACACTCTTGTAAG GAAATTAAATAAGATTCTACCATTAGAAAACCTTCATCATGTCAAACGAGTTCGAAAACAAGACCTTAATGAAG GATgcatacatttatcagtgatctTATGTTTAGCTTGTGAAAGTGAAAGCCAATTGGATAATATACCTCAAGAGGTTGTGGAGCTTATAAATTCATATAAGTTGGAAACTTTCATTACAAAA GTATGCAAATATGCTCCGTTATCAAAAGAAGAATGGATAGAACAATGCAAAATATGGCCAACATCTTATCATCCACCAACCTA CAATATAAGGGGCATTACGGGGTTTTCAGAAGAGGAATCTAACTCTGTTTGCACCTTCATGAAACAAGCACTTGATTTGGCAAAATGTGAATGCCAG ATGATGAATGCTGCTATTATCATTGATCCTTCAACCAATGAGGTGATTGCTGAAGCACGTGATCAGGTCAACTCTTGCAGCTGTTGTTCCATAAATCATGAAGCAACTTCTCAAAATCATGATAAATTGGTTTTAAATTCTTCAGCTACAAAACCTGAATTGTTAAATTATGGCAATGGTGTTTCTTGTTTAAATCCATGGAAATGGTTTAATCAGAAGTCATGTTCATGGCATCCTTTAAGACATGCTGCCATTGTAGCCATTGAAAATTCTTCAGTTAGAGATAAACTTCTTTTTCATGGCAATGAACATGTTGCAGATAATCTTGATGAAACAAATCATTTGTTAAAGAAACAAAAGATCAAATCTATCCAC GTAAACGATGATGAGGAGGTGGTCAACTCTCAGTCAAATGGGAGACCGTATCTATGTACCGGTTATGACATTTATCTTGTTTGGGAACCATGCACAAT GTGTGCGATGGCGCTTGTACATCAAAGAGTGAAGCGTATATTCTACGCGTTCCCAAATAAGAGTGATGGTGCGCTTGGAAGTGTTCATAGGTTACAAGGAGAGAAAAGCTTAAATCATCATTATGCTGTATTTCGAGTTATGTTGCCTCAAGAATCCTTTGATGAATGTTTAATGTAG
- the LOC111893807 gene encoding tRNA-specific adenosine deaminase TAD3 isoform X2, with protein sequence MNKCEENKSWEIIHIPDKPPFPLHQQPTVKVYAAVIDPKHANTLVRKLNKILPLENLHHVKRVRKQDLNEGCIHLSVILCLACESESQLDNIPQEVVELINSYKLETFITKVCKYAPLSKEEWIEQCKIWPTSYHPPTYNIRGITGFSEEESNSVCTFMKQALDLAKCECQMMNAAIIIDPSTNEVIAEARDQVNDDEEVVNSQSNGRPYLCTGYDIYLVWEPCTMCAMALVHQRVKRIFYAFPNKSDGALGSVHRLQGEKSLNHHYAVFRVMLPQESFDECLM encoded by the exons ATGAACAAGTGTGAAGAGAATAAAAGCTGGGAAATTATTCACATCCCAGATAAACCACCTTTCCCTCTCCACCAACAACCCACTG TCAAAGTTTATGCTGCTGTAATAGATCCTAAACATGCCAACACTCTTGTAAG GAAATTAAATAAGATTCTACCATTAGAAAACCTTCATCATGTCAAACGAGTTCGAAAACAAGACCTTAATGAAG GATgcatacatttatcagtgatctTATGTTTAGCTTGTGAAAGTGAAAGCCAATTGGATAATATACCTCAAGAGGTTGTGGAGCTTATAAATTCATATAAGTTGGAAACTTTCATTACAAAA GTATGCAAATATGCTCCGTTATCAAAAGAAGAATGGATAGAACAATGCAAAATATGGCCAACATCTTATCATCCACCAACCTA CAATATAAGGGGCATTACGGGGTTTTCAGAAGAGGAATCTAACTCTGTTTGCACCTTCATGAAACAAGCACTTGATTTGGCAAAATGTGAATGCCAG ATGATGAATGCTGCTATTATCATTGATCCTTCAACCAATGAGGTGATTGCTGAAGCACGTGATCAG GTAAACGATGATGAGGAGGTGGTCAACTCTCAGTCAAATGGGAGACCGTATCTATGTACCGGTTATGACATTTATCTTGTTTGGGAACCATGCACAAT GTGTGCGATGGCGCTTGTACATCAAAGAGTGAAGCGTATATTCTACGCGTTCCCAAATAAGAGTGATGGTGCGCTTGGAAGTGTTCATAGGTTACAAGGAGAGAAAAGCTTAAATCATCATTATGCTGTATTTCGAGTTATGTTGCCTCAAGAATCCTTTGATGAATGTTTAATGTAG